CGGTTTTCGGGATTCATGGTAGTTTGCCAGAGCTGCTGAGGGTTCATCTCCCCGAGACCCTTATAGCGCTGGATGTTCAAACCTTTTTTGCCTTCGTCCAAAAAGAACTCCAGCAATTCCTTGGGGGTTTTTATCTGCTGGGGCTGCTGATCATTGACCACCAAAAGGGGAAAGGCCTGCAGCCAGGGCAGTTCTTTTTTAAAGCGGCGCAGGTTTTGGAAGTCAGCCAGGGACTGGAGGTTCCAATCCAGGGTGTAACGTTCCTTTCCGCCGGCCTGGTCCAAAATCGGCAGGGAATAGGCCTGATGTTCTTCGTCAAAAACCATCTCACCGGTCGGGACCCCCTGGCTCTCTAATTTGTTTTTCAGGACCTTCATATACCCGGGATCTTTCAGGCGTTCTTTGGTCAGGGACTCCGGCCTTTCCGGATCGGCCAGGATCTCGAGCACCGGGGCGTCAAAGCCTTTCATCTCCAATTTTTCCAGGGAACGCAGGTAGTGATTGATCTTTTCCAAAAACTGTATCAGGGCCTCCCCTTCCAGAGATTTTTCCTTTTCCTTCCAAAAAAGCTTCTTTTTGTGGATACCCCTTTTTCCCAAGAATTTTTGAAAGGCGTCGTCGTCTTTGATGTAGGTTTCTTCCTTGCCCGAGGCCACCCGGTAGAGCGGAGGCTGGGCGATATATAAAAACCCTTTTTCTATCAGTTGTTGAAACCGCCGGTAGAAAAAAGTCAACAACAGGGTGCGAATGTGGGCCCCGTCCACGTCGGCATCAGTCATGATAATGATTTTATGATAGCGTAATTGTTCGGGCTGATAGTCTTCTCCGCCCACCCCCGCACCCAGGGCCGTGATGAGGGTCCGGATCTCGTTATTCTCGATCATTTTATCGAAACGAGCCTTCTCCACATTGAGAATTTTTCCTTTTAAGGGCAGGATGGCCTGAAATTTTCGATCCCTTCCCTGCTTGGCCGAGCCGCCGGCCGAATCCCCTTCCACAAGATAAAGCTCACAATATCTGGGGTCCCGCTCCTGGCAATCGGCCAACTTCCCCGGCAGGGAGGTTTCCACCAAGGCCCCTTTCCTTCGGGTCAGTTCCTTGGCCTTGCGGGCCGCTTCCCGGGCCCGGGCCGCTTCGGTTACCTTGATCAAAATATTTTTGGCCACCGCCGGGTTTTCTTCCAGGAAGGCGTTCAACTCTTCATACACCAGCGTGTCCACCAGCCCTTTGACCTCGCTGTTTCCCAGCTTGGTCTTGGTCTGTCCTTCAAACTGGGGGTTGGGCAATTTGACGCTGATGATGGCGGTCATACCCTCCCGGACATCATCTCCGCTGACCTTCTCCCGCAGGTTTTTGGGAAGGTTTTCCTTGGTGGCGTATTGGTTCAGGCTGCGGGTCAAGGCCGTCTTAAAGCCGCTTAGGTGAGACCCGCCGTCCCGGGTATTGATGGTATTGGCATAAGAAAAAATCTTTTCCTGGTAGGTGTCATTATATTGAAAGGCCACCTCGACAATGACGTCCCCCCGCTGTCCGGAAACATAGATCGGCTTGGGGTGAACCACTTCTCTGTTTCGATTTAAATATTCGACAAAAGAATTGATGCCTCCCATATAAAAGAATTCATTTTTTTTGGTCGTCCGCTCATCTTCGATGGTAATACGCACCCCTTTGTTTAAAAAGGAAAGCTCCCTCAACCGCTGGGATAAAATATCATAACTGAAAATCGTGGTTTCAAAGATCGAGCCGTCGGGTTTAAACTGGACCTTGGTCCCGGTCCTTTTGGTGGTCCCGATGACTTCCATGGGGGTCACCGGATTGCCCTGTTCATATTTTTGATAATAGACGTTCCCGTTTTTCCGGACTTCCACTTCCAAATATTCCGAAAGGGCATTGACCACAGAAACTCCCACGCCGTGCAGTCCTCCGGAGACCTTATAGGTCTCGTTATCGAATTTTCCCCCGGCGTGGAGTTTGGTCATGACCACTTCCAGGGCCGGCTTTAGTTCCGTCTTGTGCATATCCACCGGTATGCCCCGGCCGTTATCATCGACGGAAACACTTTCGTCGGAATGGATGACCACACCTATGTGGTTACAAAAACCGGCCAGGGCCTCATCGATGCTGTTGTCTACTACTTCATAGACCAATTGATGCAGCCCTTCCGTCGAGGTGTTGCCGATATACATGGAAGGTCTTTCCCGAACAGGGGCCAGCCCTTCCAGGACTTTGATTTGATCCGCTCCATAAGTAGTCATACTATTATCGTCCGTCCTTTGGTGTTAAAAACCGAAATAATAAAAAAGGGATATTTTGTTCAATCCCGCCTCTCACGGGATTGAACACAGATGTTTCTCTTTGCGTTCTTCGCGGTGAAAAAAACTCTCTTTTCAAACAACTAAAGTGTTACAATATGTGGTATTTCCTGCAGGTGGGGGATTACTGAATTTCCCCTGATTCTTCCGTAAGCTTCATCGGCATAATCAATGCCATAAATCCCGGGTCTTTAAGACCGCTCAAAATAGCCGGACTCACCGAATCACTCAAATCCAGAACAATGGTTTCGCTTTCCATGACCTGCAGGGCATCAATAAAGAACCGGGCATTGAAGCCTATTTCTAAGTTACCTTCTTTATAATCCAGAGATAAACTTTCTTTGGCATCACCAAGATCCGGATTAACCGACTGAATTTCTAAGTTGCCTTCCGTCAGGGAAAATTTGACCCCCTTATATTTATCCGTTGATAAAATGGCCATTCTTTTCATGGTATCGATCAGATCGTTTTTTAAAATATTAATCGATTTATCCTTTTTTTTAGGCAACACCAGATTATAATCTGGAAAATTACTTTCCAGTAAGCGCATAATCATTAACGTATCTTCTTTTTGAAAAACCCCGTAATTATCCTTAAATCCTATTTGGATCGGTCCTGGTTTTTCCAAAATCTTTAATAATTCGGTTACCGCTTTCCTGGGAAGCAGGACCCCTTTGGAAAACAGACCTTCTTCTAAGGTTTCGGTAGGTTTTTCCATAATCGTTAACCGATGTCCATCGGTAGAGACCATCCGGAGAAGCGTATTCTCATCTTTTGTTAAATATTCAAAATAGATGCCGGATAAATTATAGCGTCCTTCATCCAAAGAGACTGAAATAATAGTCTTCTGAATCATATCCCGAATGACCGCTCCATCCAAAGCAATGCTCTTTATGATTTCGGCATCGGGCAAAGGGGGATAATCTAAGGCCGGCAAGCCGACAATATTAAATTGGGCGCCTTTGCTTGATATTAATAATCTATTGTTTTCTTTAAGTTTTAAATAAATTTCCTCATCCGGGAGTTCCCTTACAATTTCATAAAATTTTCTGGCCAGAATAGAAATTCCTCCGGGCTGTATTATTTTGGCCGGGCATTTTAACCGTATACCCACCTGCAAGTCGGTGGCCACTATCTGAACGTCTTCTTCCCGGGTTTCAATTAAAATATTGGAGAGAATGGGCATGGAACTTCTTTTTTCCACTATCCCTTGAGCTGTTTGTAATACCTCCAAGAGGGACTGTTTTTGAATCGTCAATTCCATAAAACATTCTCCTTTTTATTGTTATTTATATTATTAATTTTTTTTTATAAGTTCTTTATTAGTTATAATAAGAGCAGGAGATGGTGGAATAACTAAAATAACTAATTAAAATAATTATAAAAAATAATACAAAACTTCTTTAATATCTTTATTAAAAACCCCATAATAAAATCTACCATAACTTCCTTAACCGGGAGGAAAAGGAAATTTAGATTTTGTTATACGGTTTTTTTAGAATCTTTGAATTTATGGATTTTAGGTGGTTATTATAATACAGGAAAATATACCATAATTTACTGATTCCTCAAAGAAAACTTGTTAATTCTTTATATAGGAAAATAATAACAAAAGCAACTCAAAAGTAGACCCTCTAAAAAGACTATGGATAACATTCCCTATTTACTTGACAAAAAAAGGAAGGTCTTTTAAGGAAGGAAGGGAAAGGGAAAAAATTATGTCAGACAGAAAAATAGTATTTAATCCGGATAAAATAGAAGTGATAGTCCCCGAGGGCGAGAATTTGTTGCGGGCGGCTATGCGGGCCGGGATACATATTAATGCCTCCTGTGGTGGAGAAGGGGTTTGTGGGAAGTGCCGGGTAATCATTGATAAAGGAGAAGTGGAGAGCGACCGGACGGATAAATTGAGCCCGGAAGATTACGCCCTTGGTGTCCGGCAGGCGTGTAAAACAAAAATAATCGGTGACTTGGAAGTAACGATCCCTACCGAATCCCAGTTGGACCGGAAGGTCCTGGATCGGTATCGCCCCCGGTCCGGAGCCTGGCAGGTGGTCTCCCAACTCAAGATTGAAGATTTGATTGTTAACGGAAAATTTCATCCCCCTTTTGAAAAAAAATATTTAGAGGTCAGTCCACCCACCATTGCCGATAATATCAGCGATCTTTCACGGGTCATCCGGTCCTTAAAACAAGTCCATGGGATTCATAATATAACGGTTGATTTTTATGCTATCAAAAAAATGTCCGCGGTTTTAAGACAAGGGGACTGGAAAATAACAGTAACTATTGGAAACCCAAGAAAAAAGGGTGGTAAAATTCAACTGATCAATATTGAACCCGGGGATATGACCCAGCAAAATTTTGCCGTTGCCATAGACATTGGAACAACAACGGTCTGGGGACAATTACTGGATCTCAATAACGGCGATATTTTGGCCCAACATGCCGAATATAATGCCCAGATCAGTTACGGGGAGGATGTAATCTCACGCATTGTTTACAGCCAGAAACCAGGGGGGCAGCAAAAGATGAAAGACCTGGTTATTTCAACTATCAATGGAATTATTAAGCAATTGATCCGAAAGCATAAAATACCCCTTGAAAGTATTACCCATATTACCTTGGCCGGAAATACCACCATGACCCATTTATTTTTAGGGATTGAACCCCGTTACATCCGGATAGCCCCTTATACCCCACCGATGAATTATATTCCCCCCATCAGGGCCAAGGAAGTAGGGATCAATTTAGAAGAGCATGTACGGGCTTATCTCTTCCCTTCTATCGCCAGTTATGTGGGGGGAGACGTTATAGCCGGGGTCATGGGGTCCGGGATGTACCGGCAGGACAAATTAACCCTCTATATTGATTTGGGAACCAACGGCGAGATCGTTATCGGCAATTCCGAATGGATGACCTGTGCGGCCTGTTCGGCCGGTCCGGCCTTTGAAGGCGGGGGGATCAAACACGGGATGCGGGCGACAGAAGGGGCCATAGAAGATTTTAGTGTAAATCCGAATACTTTTGAACCTATGATCCTGACTATCGGAATGATCAAACCCAAAGGGATCTGTGGGTCCGGTCTGATCAATATCGTGGCCGGACTGCTGGAGTCCTGTGTTTTGGATCAAAATGGAAAATTTAAACATGGATTGAAGACGGATCGTATTCGAGAGGGAAGTGACGGTCTGGAATATGTCCTGGCCTGGTCCAAAGACACCCAGATTGGTCGGGATATTGTCATTACCGAAGTGGATATTGATAACTTGATTCGGGCCAAGGGGGCTATGTACGCCGGTTATGTGACCCTTTTAAATGAAGTCGGATTAG
This Deltaproteobacteria bacterium DNA region includes the following protein-coding sequences:
- a CDS encoding DUF4445 domain-containing protein, producing MSDRKIVFNPDKIEVIVPEGENLLRAAMRAGIHINASCGGEGVCGKCRVIIDKGEVESDRTDKLSPEDYALGVRQACKTKIIGDLEVTIPTESQLDRKVLDRYRPRSGAWQVVSQLKIEDLIVNGKFHPPFEKKYLEVSPPTIADNISDLSRVIRSLKQVHGIHNITVDFYAIKKMSAVLRQGDWKITVTIGNPRKKGGKIQLINIEPGDMTQQNFAVAIDIGTTTVWGQLLDLNNGDILAQHAEYNAQISYGEDVISRIVYSQKPGGQQKMKDLVISTINGIIKQLIRKHKIPLESITHITLAGNTTMTHLFLGIEPRYIRIAPYTPPMNYIPPIRAKEVGINLEEHVRAYLFPSIASYVGGDVIAGVMGSGMYRQDKLTLYIDLGTNGEIVIGNSEWMTCAACSAGPAFEGGGIKHGMRATEGAIEDFSVNPNTFEPMILTIGMIKPKGICGSGLINIVAGLLESCVLDQNGKFKHGLKTDRIREGSDGLEYVLAWSKDTQIGRDIVITEVDIDNLIRAKGAMYAGYVTLLNEVGLGMTDLEEVIIAGGFGNYINIEKSIIIGLLPDLPLDKFKFIGNGSLLGARLICFSNILRTEVKRIFNKITNIELSENNNFMNNYIASLFLPHTDQKLFPRVFEKIICMEKRIGDAGRN
- the gyrB gene encoding DNA topoisomerase (ATP-hydrolyzing) subunit B; its protein translation is MTTYGADQIKVLEGLAPVRERPSMYIGNTSTEGLHQLVYEVVDNSIDEALAGFCNHIGVVIHSDESVSVDDNGRGIPVDMHKTELKPALEVVMTKLHAGGKFDNETYKVSGGLHGVGVSVVNALSEYLEVEVRKNGNVYYQKYEQGNPVTPMEVIGTTKRTGTKVQFKPDGSIFETTIFSYDILSQRLRELSFLNKGVRITIEDERTTKKNEFFYMGGINSFVEYLNRNREVVHPKPIYVSGQRGDVIVEVAFQYNDTYQEKIFSYANTINTRDGGSHLSGFKTALTRSLNQYATKENLPKNLREKVSGDDVREGMTAIISVKLPNPQFEGQTKTKLGNSEVKGLVDTLVYEELNAFLEENPAVAKNILIKVTEAARAREAARKAKELTRRKGALVETSLPGKLADCQERDPRYCELYLVEGDSAGGSAKQGRDRKFQAILPLKGKILNVEKARFDKMIENNEIRTLITALGAGVGGEDYQPEQLRYHKIIIMTDADVDGAHIRTLLLTFFYRRFQQLIEKGFLYIAQPPLYRVASGKEETYIKDDDAFQKFLGKRGIHKKKLFWKEKEKSLEGEALIQFLEKINHYLRSLEKLEMKGFDAPVLEILADPERPESLTKERLKDPGYMKVLKNKLESQGVPTGEMVFDEEHQAYSLPILDQAGGKERYTLDWNLQSLADFQNLRRFKKELPWLQAFPLLVVNDQQPQQIKTPKELLEFFLDEGKKGLNIQRYKGLGEMNPQQLWQTTMNPENRTLLQIKVEDMVAAEEMFTILMGDKVEPRRDFIYQHALEVRELDI
- the dnaN gene encoding DNA polymerase III subunit beta, yielding MELTIQKQSLLEVLQTAQGIVEKRSSMPILSNILIETREEDVQIVATDLQVGIRLKCPAKIIQPGGISILARKFYEIVRELPDEEIYLKLKENNRLLISSKGAQFNIVGLPALDYPPLPDAEIIKSIALDGAVIRDMIQKTIISVSLDEGRYNLSGIYFEYLTKDENTLLRMVSTDGHRLTIMEKPTETLEEGLFSKGVLLPRKAVTELLKILEKPGPIQIGFKDNYGVFQKEDTLMIMRLLESNFPDYNLVLPKKKDKSINILKNDLIDTMKRMAILSTDKYKGVKFSLTEGNLEIQSVNPDLGDAKESLSLDYKEGNLEIGFNARFFIDALQVMESETIVLDLSDSVSPAILSGLKDPGFMALIMPMKLTEESGEIQ